One stretch of Haladaptatus sp. R4 DNA includes these proteins:
- a CDS encoding AAA domain-containing protein, with protein sequence MNIRGTVTEPGEVRTVSTQYGERDLVEVVVQPDDDVPETVTLWGKWTETAEYLEAGMELLVTDVEESEYQGETSYATSKESYVVVEPAFLVNVTDVRSWVQCPRMYYLNKLSGIPLNYPVVKGTIVHEVFGDLLRGRELDESIEERVEEVGLQLGLLGREADEVAGEVRQNASAIEGWLEQGVLDDTDDWRSEYTLISERFGIKGRCDALRRGMPVELKTGKNTNRDPRFQDKIQAACYALLLQERDVPADTGTLLYTKNSALDRAEESGDLSPAKEFAIAKGLLEFVVRTRNEIAAAEFDMSVPTGYEANAKCEYCFEKDTCMVVSGRLDQESKAGQIGRPISEDEREYFREKYEQIEKERRATHREYAKLWEQTAEERADDDRALIGLEPAGQTQIEGERWELRARRTDDAVSKIREGDVVLASNGHPVSGHAELARVVELGDEIVVTTDEPVELRRLDVYPSEFSSDAMLTALHDALLKGDERRKDVLFGREEPEFEDGMQPFIENNDAQNEAVNLAVNAKDCALIHGPPGTGKTYTIARTIRALVEDGNRVLLSAFTNRAVDNALEALREQGFGEIVRVGTETGVRADMQDVRLERSGDPGARVAELKGASVVAATTSTCGSRIMREEAFDVALVDEASQLTEPATHAAINLAERFVLVGDHHQLPPVVRAETELSKSLFQRLVERYPEASVMLDRQYRMAQRIQAFSSREFYDGALRPASGEVAAQRIENLPTVDPDALSPKLRTGVSFFDPGGKTAGNTNPVEAERVTELVSEFVEAGVAREDIGVIAPFRAQVAEISRRVPDSVAVDTVDRFQGSSKEVIIVSFVATGDLDSPIFDDYRRVNVALTRAKKSLVLVGDERALRSSPLYDRMVEWAT encoded by the coding sequence GTGAATATACGGGGGACGGTCACCGAGCCGGGAGAGGTGCGGACCGTGAGTACGCAGTACGGGGAGCGCGACCTCGTGGAAGTCGTCGTACAACCGGACGACGACGTGCCGGAGACGGTGACGCTGTGGGGGAAGTGGACGGAGACGGCGGAGTATCTCGAAGCGGGGATGGAACTGCTGGTGACGGACGTCGAGGAGTCCGAATACCAAGGCGAGACGAGCTACGCGACGAGCAAGGAGTCCTACGTCGTGGTCGAACCGGCGTTCCTCGTGAACGTGACGGACGTTCGCTCGTGGGTGCAGTGCCCCCGGATGTACTACCTGAACAAACTGTCGGGGATTCCGCTGAACTACCCCGTCGTCAAAGGAACCATCGTCCACGAGGTGTTCGGCGACCTGCTCCGCGGTCGGGAACTGGACGAATCCATCGAAGAGCGCGTCGAGGAGGTCGGCCTGCAACTCGGCCTGCTCGGACGCGAGGCGGACGAGGTGGCGGGTGAGGTACGCCAGAACGCCAGCGCCATCGAGGGCTGGTTGGAACAGGGCGTCCTCGACGACACGGACGACTGGCGAAGCGAGTACACGCTCATCAGCGAACGCTTCGGCATCAAGGGTCGGTGTGACGCGCTCCGTCGCGGGATGCCGGTCGAACTGAAGACGGGCAAGAACACGAACCGCGACCCGCGCTTTCAGGACAAGATTCAGGCGGCCTGCTACGCCCTCCTCCTGCAAGAACGCGACGTTCCGGCCGACACGGGGACCCTGCTGTACACGAAGAACTCGGCGCTGGACCGCGCCGAGGAGTCGGGCGACCTCTCGCCCGCGAAGGAGTTCGCCATCGCCAAGGGACTGCTGGAATTCGTCGTCCGAACTCGCAACGAGATAGCCGCGGCGGAGTTCGACATGAGCGTTCCGACGGGGTACGAGGCGAACGCAAAATGCGAGTACTGCTTCGAGAAGGACACTTGCATGGTCGTTTCGGGGCGTCTGGATCAGGAGTCGAAGGCGGGCCAGATAGGCCGCCCCATCTCCGAGGACGAGCGCGAGTACTTCCGGGAGAAGTACGAGCAGATAGAGAAGGAGCGGCGGGCGACCCACCGCGAGTACGCCAAACTCTGGGAACAGACGGCCGAGGAGCGGGCGGACGACGACCGCGCGCTCATCGGCTTGGAACCCGCGGGGCAAACACAGATCGAAGGCGAGCGCTGGGAACTCCGCGCCCGACGAACCGACGATGCCGTCTCGAAGATTCGGGAAGGCGACGTCGTCCTCGCCAGCAACGGCCACCCGGTCAGCGGGCACGCGGAACTGGCGCGGGTCGTGGAGTTGGGCGACGAAATCGTCGTCACGACGGACGAACCCGTCGAACTTCGCAGACTGGACGTGTACCCCTCGGAGTTCTCGTCCGACGCGATGTTGACCGCGCTGCACGACGCCCTGCTGAAGGGCGACGAGCGGCGGAAGGACGTGCTGTTCGGTCGGGAAGAACCGGAGTTCGAGGACGGGATGCAACCCTTCATCGAGAACAACGACGCCCAGAACGAGGCGGTCAACCTCGCGGTGAACGCGAAGGACTGCGCGCTCATCCACGGCCCGCCCGGAACGGGGAAGACCTACACCATCGCGCGGACCATTCGGGCGCTGGTGGAGGACGGCAACCGTGTCCTGCTGTCGGCGTTCACGAACCGCGCCGTGGACAACGCGCTCGAAGCGCTCCGGGAGCAAGGGTTCGGAGAAATCGTTCGCGTCGGCACGGAGACCGGCGTCCGCGCGGACATGCAGGACGTTCGTCTGGAGCGGAGCGGCGACCCCGGCGCGCGCGTCGCCGAACTCAAGGGGGCGAGCGTCGTCGCCGCCACGACGTCGACCTGCGGTTCGCGGATCATGCGCGAGGAGGCGTTCGACGTGGCGCTCGTGGACGAGGCCTCGCAGTTGACCGAACCCGCGACACACGCGGCCATCAACCTCGCCGAACGATTCGTCCTCGTCGGCGACCATCATCAACTGCCGCCCGTGGTGAGAGCTGAAACCGAGCTTTCCAAATCGCTGTTCCAGCGACTGGTCGAACGGTACCCCGAGGCGTCCGTCATGCTCGACCGACAGTACCGGATGGCACAGCGGATTCAGGCGTTCTCCTCGCGGGAGTTCTACGACGGCGCGCTCCGTCCGGCCAGCGGCGAGGTTGCGGCCCAACGGATCGAGAACCTCCCGACGGTCGATCCGGACGCCCTTTCACCGAAACTCCGGACGGGGGTCAGCTTCTTCGACCCCGGCGGGAAGACGGCGGGCAACACGAACCCCGTCGAGGCCGAGCGCGTGACCGAACTCGTCTCGGAGTTCGTGGAGGCGGGCGTCGCCCGCGAGGACATCGGCGTCATCGCGCCGTTCCGGGCGCAGGTCGCCGAGATTTCTCGAAGGGTTCCGGATTCGGTCGCGGTCGATACGGTGGATCGGTTCCAGGGGTCGAGCAAGGAGGTCATCATCGTTTCGTTCGTCGCCACGGGCGACTTGGACAGTCCCATCTTCGACGACTATCGCCGGGTGAACGTCGCGCTGACCCGGGCCAAGAAATCCCTCGTCCTCGTCGGTGACGAGCGCGCCCTGCGCTCGTCGCCCTTGTACGACCGAATGGTCGAGTGGGCGACCTGA